One segment of Setaria viridis chromosome 4, Setaria_viridis_v4.0, whole genome shotgun sequence DNA contains the following:
- the LOC117852303 gene encoding cyclin-P3-1, translating to MSAAVAAPVLREDDRGIPRSLPLLAALVEAESRRFAAAASRPAETGLVRAFRGGAAPKVPIRIFMERIHLLTRSVPTSRGMTRIDGTSFVLAGIYLTRFIRSPAGREAGILVEPATAHRLVAVALFLGAKFGGHPPRKWIGVFQASSEGAIRAGEMVGLEGRFLRAIDFRLFVETWEFDSFCLVLERGPRAPRGGSGSVGCASKKRQADATVGEDERRRVRARLPPPAVLSN from the coding sequence atgtccgccgccgtcgccgcccccgtcctGCGCGAGGACGACCGGGGGATCCCACGatccctccccctcctcgcggcgctcgtagaggcggagtcccgccgtttcgccgccgccgcctcccgtcccGCCGAGACCGGCCTCGTCCGCGCcttccgcggcggcgccgccccgaaGGTCCCGATCCGCATCTTCATGGAGCGGATCCACCTGCTGACCCGGTCGGTGCCGACCTCCCGGGGCATGACCAGGATCGACGGCACCAGCTTCGTGCTCGCCGGGATCTACTTGACTCGCTTCATCCGCAGCCCCGCCGGCAGGGAGGCGGGGATCCTGGTGGAGCCAGCCACCGCGCACCGCCTGGTTGCCGTCGCGCTCTTCCTTGGCGCCAAGTTCGGCGGCCACCCGCCCAGGAAGTGGATTGGGGTGTTCCAGGCCAGCTCGGAAGGCGCGATCCGTGCCGGCGAGATGGTGGGCCTCGAGGGCCGCTTTCTGCGTGCAATCGACTTTCGCCTGTTCGTAGAGACCTGGGAGTTCGATTCCTTCTGCCTTGTGCTGGAGCGGGGCCCTCGGGCACCAAGGGGCGGCAGCGGTAGCGTTGGCTGCGCCAGCAAGAAGAGGCAGGCGGACGCCACGGTCGGAGAGGatgagcgccgccgcgtccgagCTCGCCTGCCGCCACCTGCCGTCTTGTCCAATTAG